A genomic window from Planococcus rifietoensis includes:
- the queE gene encoding 7-carboxy-7-deazaguanine synthase QueE, giving the protein MKIPVMEVFGPTIQGEGMVMGQKTMFVRTAGCDYSCSWCDSKFTWDGTGKSTAMTAADIVRQLEELGKDAFSHVTISGGNPALHKGIAELVASCQEKGWRTAVETQGSVWQDWLLEIDEVTVSPKPPSSGMILDYSKLDAMLGKLSSSQASLKVVVFDEADFFFAEQLHLRYPSFPFFLQVGNDDTQTTEDDKLVQHLLGRYQWLIDRHLVSAPLNDAKVLPQLHTLLWGNKRGV; this is encoded by the coding sequence ATGAAGATCCCTGTAATGGAAGTGTTCGGCCCGACGATCCAAGGCGAAGGCATGGTCATGGGCCAGAAGACGATGTTCGTCCGGACCGCCGGCTGCGATTATTCGTGTTCGTGGTGCGATTCCAAATTCACTTGGGACGGCACGGGTAAAAGTACTGCGATGACCGCAGCCGACATTGTCCGGCAGCTCGAGGAGCTTGGTAAAGACGCTTTTTCACATGTCACCATCTCCGGAGGAAACCCGGCACTTCATAAAGGCATCGCGGAACTGGTCGCATCATGCCAAGAAAAAGGTTGGCGCACTGCTGTCGAAACGCAAGGCAGCGTCTGGCAGGACTGGCTCTTGGAAATCGATGAAGTCACCGTCTCGCCAAAGCCGCCGAGTTCTGGCATGATTCTGGACTACTCCAAGCTCGACGCGATGCTTGGCAAACTATCGTCATCTCAAGCCAGCCTGAAAGTCGTCGTTTTCGATGAAGCGGATTTCTTTTTCGCGGAACAGCTCCACCTGCGCTATCCTTCATTCCCGTTCTTTTTGCAAGTCGGCAATGACGACACACAGACGACTGAAGACGACAAACTGGTCCAGCATCTGCTCGGGCGCTATCAATGGCTGATCGACAGGCATTTGGTTTCCGCCCCTCTCAATGATGCTAAAGTGCTGCCGCAGCTCCACACATTGTTATGGGGCAATAAGCGCGGCGTGTAA
- a CDS encoding zinc ribbon domain-containing protein YjdM, whose amino-acid sequence MTELPNCPKCGSQYTYEDAGMVVCPECAYEWNPAEQLQEEAVRDAVGNILQDGDAVTVIKDLKVKGSSNTLKIGTKVKSIRLVDGDHNIDCKIDGFGAMQLKSQFVKKA is encoded by the coding sequence ATGACGGAGTTGCCGAATTGCCCAAAATGCGGTTCACAGTATACGTATGAAGATGCGGGAATGGTGGTCTGCCCGGAATGTGCCTATGAATGGAACCCGGCTGAACAACTGCAAGAAGAGGCGGTGCGCGATGCCGTCGGAAATATTTTGCAGGATGGGGACGCTGTTACAGTCATCAAGGATTTGAAAGTGAAAGGAAGTTCGAATACCTTGAAAATCGGCACGAAAGTAAAAAGCATCCGGCTTGTGGACGGAGACCATAATATCGATTGTAAAATCGATGGCTTCGGCGCTATGCAGCTGAAATCGCAGTTTGTAAAAAAAGCCTGA
- the queD gene encoding 6-carboxytetrahydropterin synthase QueD, producing the protein MMQQFYPSVSHPYSFELNKDMHFSAAHYIPADEAGKCAKMHGHTYHLNITIAGDQLNGTGFLIDFKQLKDLIHKRYDHSVLNDHPEFTETFPTTEQLAQQIHKLTQDTLDRSDNQPKCIQVIVRETPTSYVIYRPKEVSS; encoded by the coding sequence TTGATGCAGCAATTCTACCCTTCCGTTTCGCATCCCTATAGCTTTGAATTAAATAAAGACATGCATTTTTCCGCGGCACATTATATTCCGGCCGATGAAGCCGGCAAATGTGCGAAAATGCATGGCCATACTTACCATTTGAATATCACGATTGCCGGCGACCAATTGAACGGCACCGGTTTTCTTATCGACTTCAAGCAATTAAAAGACTTGATCCATAAACGTTATGACCACAGCGTGTTGAATGACCACCCGGAATTCACAGAGACTTTTCCGACGACCGAGCAGCTCGCACAGCAAATACACAAGCTAACGCAAGATACGCTCGACCGGTCGGACAACCAGCCGAAATGCATCCAAGTCATTGTTCGGGAAACTCCGACAAGCTATGTCATTTATCGGCCAAAAGAGGTGTCTTCATGA
- a CDS encoding universal stress protein, translating to MYQHILLAVDGSENSIRAAKEAVKIASLIDGSEVTVVYVSDYKEDENEVIHDASAMEFDLARRKKILPVTEMLDREKIFHQIEVLHGIPGPAIVKMTKEKAYDLVVIGSRGLSPIREVMLGSVSHKVVNHAECPVLVVR from the coding sequence ATGTATCAGCACATCTTATTGGCCGTCGACGGGTCGGAAAACTCGATCCGTGCAGCCAAAGAAGCAGTGAAGATTGCTAGTTTGATCGACGGGTCGGAAGTGACGGTCGTCTATGTTTCCGATTATAAGGAAGATGAAAATGAAGTGATCCATGACGCCTCGGCGATGGAATTCGATTTGGCCCGGAGGAAGAAAATCTTGCCGGTTACCGAGATGTTGGATAGGGAAAAAATATTCCATCAAATCGAAGTACTGCATGGCATTCCAGGCCCTGCCATCGTCAAGATGACCAAGGAAAAAGCATATGATCTTGTTGTTATCGGCAGCCGCGGTTTGTCGCCGATTCGCGAAGTGATGCTCGGCAGCGTCAGCCACAAGGTCGTCAATCATGCAGAATGCCCTGTGTTGGTAGTCAGATAA